Proteins from a single region of Flavobacterium sp. K5-23:
- a CDS encoding gliding motility-associated C-terminal domain-containing protein, whose amino-acid sequence MKTNFTLSKKLFTFLVLCFLNYSTIYSQKVPVDIPLNGFLIDGQLKANTSLDGKIIGDWLDGASGKGVFKSTPQWEAYNSATTYRFKDFYKPSSDSIFTGGGKFNQDPNTAWKWTAGNAAGKGDINNVLIHLANGPNKNDQTKTDQWLIIASDRLETNGTSYIDFEFFQNTLKTNSNGSFSLTGSAPNTGIDGRAVNDILLAVEYSNGGSIATVKFYLWKGTDYILQTSIDDADNAFGQTNLVPASTLNGAAFGLDQYSPFQFVEAAINITHFLNIAGDCSEGSFGSLLVKTKSSNSPTAALDDFAGPYPIKLVLGKAEIIGGGAYCNIAGSSKQLTINGVQGGTFTTSSNDLSITGSGLIDIAKSKPGIYTVTYTFITGGCEKIVTTTVTVNALPTITGTLSVCVNSTTTLTGSGTAATSNPWVSSDPLKATVSSIGVVTGVSAGTTVITYTNNNGCQKTVTVTVNPKPAITNMTASAICTAGTFIATPANGTNGTVPSGTTYSWTAPSVTGISGTTVGTDAANISGTLTNSTNVPIDVVYTVTPKSGTCTGSTFTVKVTVNPSLTLGASSKTDVSCFGTNTGSVTAGTVTNSFGTVKYSWKNASDTVVGITATVNNLPAGTYTLTVKDDCSSHSNSVTIFQPSAALTGTLASTDVTCFGAKDGTITISNIAGGYGTYEYSINGGTSWEASGNYTGLANGTYNVQIRDKGKPSCVHTLNGTLLIETPSAALTATLASTDVTCFGAKDGTITISNIAGGYGTYEYSINGGTSWEASGNYTGLANGTYNVQIRDKGKPSCVNTLNGTLFIETPSAALTATLASTDVTCFGAKDGTITISNIAGGYGTYEYSINGGTSWEASGNYTGITNGTYNVQIRDKGKPSCVNTLNGTLLIETPSAALTATLAFTDVTCFGAKDGTITISNIAGGYGTYEYSINGGTSWEASGNYTGLANGTYNVQIRDKGKPSCVNTLNGTLFIETPSAALTATLASTDVTCFGAKDGTITISNIAGGYGTYEYSINGGTSWEASGNYTGLANGTYNVQIRDKGKPSCVNTLNGTLFIETPSAALTATLASTDVTCFGAKDGTITISNIAGGYGTYEYSINGGTSWEASGNYTGLANGTYNVQIRDKGKPSCVNTLNGTLLIETPSAALTATLASTDVTCFGAKDGTITISNIAGGYGTYEYSINGGTSWEASGNYTGLANGTYNVQIRDKGKPSCVNTLNGTLLIETPSAAVSATAIIINNNNCTGCSNGSIDLTVTGGTAPYTFLWSNAAITEDLSNLSKGSYSVEITDENGCIANYTYDITESGIALVKTAVVGGNGGVGDIITYTFAVKNTGNVTITNIKITDITKPLIALTFSNNTIATLAPGETKSITGTYTITQADIDLGYVENSALAEGEDPERKPVRDVSGTTVDNDTPTVTTLTQNPGLVVIKESPTPFYSSVGDIINYTIEVKNTGNVTLYQITVKDPLTLLDSIIESLAPGESKVFNETHTVTQRDREEGFVTNVATAHTVAPNGTILDPQDDETVFAAIVLGCGSITVHNAFSPNGDGINETFIIDNIDDILCYPTNTVEIYNRWGVLVFETNGYDNVNKVFRGFSEGRTTVSQSSGLPTGTYYYILNYTSITGTDQIQANKKDGYLYLTR is encoded by the coding sequence ATGAAAACAAACTTTACACTTTCGAAAAAATTATTTACGTTTTTGGTATTATGTTTCCTTAATTATTCAACTATATACTCCCAAAAAGTGCCAGTTGACATACCTTTAAACGGATTTCTGATAGATGGGCAACTCAAAGCAAACACATCATTAGATGGGAAAATTATTGGTGACTGGTTGGATGGAGCCTCAGGAAAAGGTGTTTTCAAATCCACACCGCAATGGGAAGCATATAATTCAGCAACTACATATAGATTTAAAGATTTCTATAAACCTTCAAGTGATAGTATATTTACAGGTGGAGGAAAGTTTAATCAAGACCCAAATACGGCTTGGAAATGGACTGCTGGAAATGCTGCAGGTAAAGGAGATATAAATAATGTTTTAATACACTTAGCAAACGGACCAAATAAAAATGATCAAACTAAAACTGATCAGTGGTTGATTATTGCAAGTGACAGATTAGAAACAAATGGAACAAGTTATATCGATTTTGAATTTTTTCAAAACACTTTGAAAACGAATTCAAATGGATCGTTTTCTTTAACAGGTTCTGCACCTAATACAGGAATTGATGGAAGGGCTGTAAATGACATTTTACTTGCCGTTGAATACTCCAATGGTGGTAGTATTGCAACTGTAAAGTTTTATTTATGGAAGGGTACTGATTATATTTTACAAACAAGTATTGATGATGCTGATAATGCTTTTGGACAAACAAACCTTGTACCTGCGAGTACATTAAACGGAGCAGCATTTGGATTGGATCAATATTCCCCTTTTCAGTTTGTTGAAGCCGCAATAAATATTACACATTTTTTAAATATTGCTGGAGATTGCTCTGAAGGAAGTTTTGGGTCACTATTAGTTAAAACAAAATCTTCAAATTCACCAACAGCGGCATTAGATGATTTTGCAGGCCCCTATCCTATAAAATTAGTACTTGGTAAAGCGGAAATTATTGGAGGTGGAGCATATTGCAATATAGCTGGCTCTTCAAAACAACTAACAATTAATGGTGTACAGGGCGGAACTTTTACAACATCCTCTAATGACTTGAGTATTACTGGGTCTGGTTTAATTGATATAGCTAAAAGTAAACCAGGTATTTACACTGTAACTTATACATTTATCACAGGAGGATGCGAAAAAATTGTTACTACAACAGTAACAGTGAATGCCCTGCCGACAATTACTGGTACACTAAGCGTGTGTGTAAATTCTACAACAACATTGACTGGGTCAGGAACTGCGGCTACATCAAATCCATGGGTGTCATCTGATCCCTTGAAAGCCACTGTTTCTTCAATAGGTGTGGTTACAGGTGTGTCTGCTGGCACAACTGTCATTACTTATACTAATAATAATGGTTGTCAAAAAACAGTTACGGTAACGGTAAATCCAAAACCCGCAATTACAAATATGACGGCATCAGCCATATGTACTGCAGGGACATTTATTGCAACTCCTGCAAATGGGACTAATGGTACTGTGCCTTCAGGAACAACTTATAGCTGGACTGCTCCTAGTGTAACAGGAATTTCAGGAACAACAGTAGGAACTGATGCAGCAAATATCAGCGGAACATTAACCAATTCGACAAATGTTCCGATAGATGTGGTATACACAGTAACCCCGAAATCAGGAACCTGTACCGGAAGTACGTTTACAGTTAAGGTAACAGTGAATCCTAGCTTAACATTAGGAGCTTCAAGTAAAACCGATGTAAGTTGCTTTGGTACAAATACGGGTTCTGTAACGGCGGGAACTGTAACAAACTCATTTGGAACTGTAAAGTATTCATGGAAAAATGCTAGTGATACTGTTGTTGGAATTACTGCTACGGTAAATAATCTTCCTGCTGGCACATATACTTTGACCGTAAAAGATGATTGTTCTAGTCATTCTAATTCAGTAACCATTTTTCAACCAAGCGCCGCTTTAACTGGAACTCTTGCCTCTACGGACGTGACTTGTTTTGGAGCCAAAGACGGTACTATTACAATCAGCAACATTGCCGGTGGGTACGGAACTTATGAGTACAGCATCAACGGTGGTACTTCTTGGGAAGCATCCGGTAATTACACCGGTCTTGCCAACGGAACTTATAATGTGCAAATAAGAGACAAAGGAAAACCAAGCTGTGTCCATACATTAAACGGAACTTTGCTTATCGAAACACCAAGCGCCGCTTTAACTGCAACTCTTGCCTCTACGGATGTGACTTGTTTTGGAGCCAAAGACGGTACCATTACAATCAGCAACATTGCCGGTGGGTACGGAACTTATGAGTACAGCATCAACGGTGGTACTTCTTGGGAAGCATCCGGTAATTACACCGGTCTTGCCAACGGAACTTATAATGTGCAAATAAGAGACAAAGGAAAACCAAGCTGTGTCAATACATTAAACGGAACTTTGTTTATCGAAACACCAAGCGCCGCTTTAACTGCAACTCTTGCCTCTACGGATGTGACTTGTTTTGGAGCCAAAGACGGTACTATTACAATCAGCAACATTGCCGGTGGGTACGGAACTTATGAGTACAGCATCAACGGTGGTACTTCTTGGGAAGCATCCGGTAATTACACCGGTATTACCAACGGAACTTATAATGTGCAAATAAGAGACAAAGGAAAACCAAGCTGTGTCAATACATTAAACGGAACTTTGCTTATCGAAACACCAAGCGCCGCTTTAACTGCAACTCTTGCCTTTACGGATGTGACTTGTTTTGGAGCCAAAGACGGTACCATTACAATCAGCAACATTGCCGGTGGGTACGGAACTTATGAGTACAGCATCAACGGTGGTACTTCTTGGGAAGCATCCGGTAATTACACCGGTCTTGCCAACGGAACTTATAATGTGCAAATAAGAGACAAAGGAAAACCAAGCTGTGTCAATACATTAAACGGAACTTTGTTTATCGAAACACCAAGCGCCGCTTTAACTGCAACTCTTGCCTCTACGGATGTGACTTGTTTTGGAGCCAAAGACGGTACCATTACAATCAGCAACATTGCCGGTGGGTACGGAACTTATGAGTACAGCATCAACGGTGGTACTTCTTGGGAAGCATCCGGTAATTACACCGGTCTTGCCAACGGAACTTATAATGTGCAAATAAGAGACAAAGGAAAACCAAGCTGTGTCAATACATTAAACGGAACTTTGTTTATCGAAACACCAAGCGCCGCTTTAACTGCAACTCTTGCCTCTACGGATGTGACTTGTTTTGGAGCCAAAGACGGTACTATTACAATCAGCAACATTGCCGGTGGGTACGGAACTTATGAGTACAGCATCAACGGTGGTACTTCTTGGGAAGCATCCGGTAATTACACCGGTCTTGCCAACGGAACTTATAATGTGCAAATAAGAGACAAAGGAAAACCAAGCTGTGTCAATACATTAAACGGAACTTTGCTTATCGAAACACCAAGCGCCGCTTTAACTGCAACTCTTGCCTCTACGGATGTGACTTGTTTTGGAGCCAAAGACGGTACCATTACAATCAGCAACATTGCCGGTGGGTACGGAACTTATGAGTACAGCATCAACGGTGGTACTTCTTGGGAAGCATCCGGTAATTACACCGGTCTTGCCAACGGAACTTATAATGTGCAAATAAGAGACAAAGGAAAACCAAGCTGTGTCAATACATTAAACGGAACTTTGCTTATCGAAACACCATCTGCAGCTGTAAGTGCAACGGCTATTATAATAAATAATAATAATTGTACTGGATGTAGTAATGGTTCTATAGACCTTACGGTTACTGGAGGAACAGCTCCTTACACTTTCTTATGGTCTAATGCAGCTATAACAGAAGATCTTTCAAACTTATCAAAAGGTTCATATAGTGTTGAAATTACAGATGAAAACGGTTGTATAGCAAACTATACTTATGATATAACCGAGTCAGGTATCGCTTTAGTAAAAACAGCTGTAGTTGGAGGAAACGGTGGTGTTGGTGATATTATTACCTATACGTTTGCCGTAAAAAATACAGGAAATGTAACCATAACCAATATTAAAATCACCGATATCACTAAACCTTTGATTGCATTAACTTTCTCTAATAATACGATTGCTACATTAGCTCCTGGAGAAACTAAATCTATAACAGGAACCTACACTATAACACAAGCTGATATTGATTTAGGTTATGTTGAAAATTCCGCCTTGGCTGAAGGTGAAGATCCTGAAAGAAAACCTGTGCGAGATGTATCTGGAACAACAGTGGATAACGATACCCCTACCGTTACAACTTTAACTCAAAATCCTGGTTTAGTTGTTATAAAAGAATCTCCTACTCCATTTTATAGTTCTGTTGGCGATATTATTAACTATACTATTGAAGTGAAAAACACAGGAAATGTTACTCTGTATCAAATAACTGTAAAAGATCCATTGACATTATTGGATAGTATTATTGAAAGCTTAGCTCCTGGTGAATCTAAGGTATTCAATGAAACTCATACGGTAACTCAAAGGGATAGAGAAGAAGGTTTTGTGACAAATGTAGCAACAGCACATACAGTAGCCCCAAATGGAACTATTTTAGATCCCCAAGATGATGAAACAGTATTTGCTGCAATTGTTTTAGGTTGTGGATCTATTACGGTTCACAACGCATTCTCGCCTAATGGTGATGGAATAAACGAAACTTTCATAATTGATAACATTGATGATATCCTTTGTTATCCAACCAATACGGTAGAAATATACAACCGTTGGGGAGTATTAGTTTTTGAAACTAATGGATATGATAATGTAAATAAAGTGTTTAGAGGTTTCTCTGAAGGTAGAACTACAGTTAGTCAATCTTCGGGATTACCAACAGGGACTTACTATTACATCTTAAATTATACTTCGATTACAGGTACTGATCAAATTCAAGCCAATAAAAAAGACGGGTATTTATACCTAACTAGATAA